A single region of the Chloroflexota bacterium genome encodes:
- a CDS encoding Lrp/AsnC family transcriptional regulator, which produces MKPRIDDLDREIFDCLREDARMPASEIARRLGHITARAVRNRIDRLVEEGFIAITAGAVPERLGFPISADIYIDVEPGEIEHVANKMAELDEVFYVAMTTGDTDISASTVAVSMGALQEFISTKLHTIPGVTKTKTYVLTKILKQSCDWAFPEKLPKV; this is translated from the coding sequence ATGAAGCCAAGAATAGACGACCTCGACCGAGAAATTTTTGATTGCCTGCGAGAAGATGCCAGAATGCCCGCATCTGAAATTGCTCGCCGCCTGGGTCACATCACCGCACGAGCGGTTCGCAACAGAATTGACCGGCTTGTTGAAGAAGGATTCATCGCCATTACCGCTGGTGCTGTCCCCGAAAGGCTGGGCTTCCCCATCAGCGCCGACATTTATATTGACGTTGAGCCGGGCGAAATTGAGCATGTTGCCAATAAAATGGCTGAACTCGATGAAGTCTTCTATGTCGCCATGACGACCGGCGATACCGACATATCGGCATCTACGGTTGCCGTCAGCATGGGCGCTTTGCAGGAATTTATTTCCACCAAGCTGCACACCATTCCAGGCGTCACGAAAACAAAAACCTACGTCCTCACAAAAATCCTCAAACAAAGCTGCGATTGGGCTTTCCCTGAAAAATTACCAAAGGTCTAA
- a CDS encoding (Fe-S)-binding protein yields MPKAQLFITCLADQFYTKTLQNMTELLERLGVELVFPPEQTCCGQPLFNNGFEDKTRAVARNFLRSFGQSDAPIVGPSGSCVGMVKHHYLELFPEGTPEHEQALDITSRIYEFTEYVVNVLKETDLGAVYPHKVTYHASCHYLREMGLKTEAKTLINAVQGLEFVQLHEEETCCGFGGAFSVTYPEVSGSMVGNKVKNIIASGAETVITTEPGCLMNIAGGLRKSESPIRAMHIIDLLATKEGAA; encoded by the coding sequence ATGCCAAAAGCCCAACTATTCATCACCTGCCTTGCAGATCAGTTCTACACCAAGACCCTCCAGAATATGACCGAACTGCTGGAGCGCCTCGGCGTGGAGTTGGTCTTCCCGCCCGAGCAAACCTGCTGCGGGCAGCCGCTTTTCAACAACGGCTTTGAAGACAAAACCCGTGCCGTTGCTCGTAACTTTCTGCGCTCCTTCGGACAAAGCGATGCGCCCATCGTGGGACCCTCTGGCTCCTGCGTCGGGATGGTCAAGCATCACTATCTCGAACTCTTCCCCGAAGGCACACCTGAACACGAACAGGCGCTCGATATCACATCTCGCATCTACGAGTTCACGGAATATGTCGTCAACGTGCTCAAGGAGACTGATTTGGGTGCTGTGTATCCGCACAAAGTCACTTATCACGCTTCCTGTCATTATCTGCGTGAGATGGGTTTGAAAACCGAAGCCAAGACTCTTATCAATGCCGTGCAAGGGTTGGAGTTTGTCCAACTTCACGAAGAAGAAACTTGCTGCGGATTTGGCGGCGCTTTCTCTGTCACCTATCCTGAAGTGAGTGGCTCAATGGTCGGCAACAAGGTCAAAAATATCATCGCCAGTGGCGCGGAAACGGTCATCACGACCGAACCAGGCTGCCTGATGAATATCGCTGGCGGCTTGCGCAAATCTGAGTCCCCGATCCGTGCCATGCACATTATTGACCTGCTGGCAACGAAAGAAGGTGCAGCATGA
- a CDS encoding LUD domain-containing protein, with amino-acid sequence MTNPVLENIRRSLGRTDRSPVGLRPAIYTPRQPQTVDAELSLFFDELQKLAGVGAVVNPADIAAKLKELVETQEIKKATLWHTPLIGKLGIEEMLRSLGVELVPENAPKTELAHCDLGVTEADYILPETGTIVLHASAEMPRATSLLPRVHLALTTPDMLRPDLHQVFAEGKGNSYMVFISGPSRTADIELTTALGVHGPKDLYVWMVRK; translated from the coding sequence ATGACCAATCCCGTACTCGAAAATATTCGCCGCTCCCTCGGCAGAACGGATCGCTCTCCTGTCGGCTTGCGTCCCGCTATCTATACCCCTCGGCAGCCCCAAACAGTGGACGCAGAACTCTCGCTCTTCTTCGACGAGTTGCAAAAACTGGCTGGCGTAGGCGCAGTAGTCAACCCTGCTGACATTGCTGCCAAACTAAAAGAACTGGTCGAAACCCAAGAAATCAAAAAGGCAACTCTCTGGCACACCCCGCTGATCGGAAAACTCGGCATCGAAGAGATGCTCCGCTCCCTCGGCGTGGAGCTCGTCCCCGAAAATGCCCCTAAAACCGAACTTGCTCACTGCGACCTCGGCGTCACCGAAGCGGACTACATCCTGCCCGAAACGGGCACCATCGTCCTGCACGCCTCTGCCGAAATGCCGAGAGCCACATCTTTGTTGCCGCGCGTGCATCTCGCCCTCACTACCCCCGACATGCTGCGCCCCGACCTTCATCAGGTTTTTGCTGAAGGGAAGGGGAATAGCTACATGGTCTTCATCTCCGGCCCCAGCCGCACAGCGGACATTGAGCTGACGACTGCCCTCGGTGTGCATGGGCCGAAGGATCTGTATGTTTGGATGGTGAGGAAATAA
- a CDS encoding fuculose phosphate aldolase codes for MVDERIYEMFREIGEDLYSAQMISSHGGNLSIRLGDRIIIKRRGAQLGRLKPHDLIETRLDKNDSGVVLASTELIVHRAIYQQTPALAVCHCHPRTAVAFSFSRDALVPIDNEASYLLKKIPVVTEEFASGSPQMANTVAGALKDYKIIMLRGHGSFAIGSTLEEAFHWSSTLEESAQMELAAKLINEPFIEYRGMTEGYKTF; via the coding sequence ATGGTTGACGAACGAATTTACGAAATGTTTCGCGAGATCGGCGAAGACTTGTATAGCGCCCAAATGATCAGCTCGCACGGCGGCAATCTCAGCATCCGACTCGGCGACCGCATCATCATCAAACGACGTGGTGCCCAACTAGGCAGACTCAAACCGCATGACCTGATCGAAACCCGTCTCGACAAAAATGACAGTGGCGTGGTGCTTGCTTCGACTGAGCTGATCGTCCATCGTGCGATCTATCAACAGACGCCTGCGCTGGCGGTCTGTCACTGCCACCCCCGCACGGCGGTTGCTTTTTCCTTCTCTCGTGATGCACTTGTGCCGATTGATAACGAAGCATCCTATCTGCTGAAAAAGATTCCCGTCGTGACCGAAGAATTTGCCTCGGGTTCGCCCCAAATGGCAAATACCGTCGCTGGCGCATTGAAAGATTACAAGATTATCATGCTGCGTGGACACGGTAGCTTCGCCATCGGCTCGACATTGGAAGAAGCCTTTCACTGGTCTTCAACCCTCGAAGAATCCGCCCAAATGGAACTTGCCGCCAAGCTCATCAATGAACCCTTCATTGAGTATCGTGGTATGACGGAAGGGTATAAGACGTTCTAA
- a CDS encoding iron-sulfur cluster-binding protein, which yields MSGRPVYVDFAGYTENVPPSIPAAVQLATARLAGGRAARVAELPEWEELRQIASDIRAHTIQHMDAYLTKFEQNFTAAGGQIHFAATDKDACQIVTDIAKEHGVKTAVKSKSMATEEIGLNDALAKAGIQAIETDLGEYIIQLAGTGPSHILAPAVHLKKEEIADIFTEKLGVDAPPDPQQLTRIARETLRAEFLKADMGISGGNFLIAETGTLVMVTNEGNGRMVSTMPELQVAIVGFDKIIPDWESLTIFLKLLARSATGQKMSTYTQFITGPRRSDDEGGPKEFHIVIIDNGRSKILKDPVGRDVLKCIRCSACANNCPVYQNVGGFAYGWFISGPIGAIYTPQILDTQAARELPFASTLCGACGDVCPVKIPIPDILRHLRRRVAEGDEFAEPSMPASIRAAAGVTSFALSQAWLYRLGSKILLTVTSIIQPYPLTRWTKIRPLPAFSAKFRGWWKSRKDGAK from the coding sequence ATGAGCGGACGTCCAGTTTACGTTGATTTCGCAGGCTACACCGAAAACGTCCCGCCGAGCATCCCTGCCGCTGTCCAACTCGCCACCGCTCGCCTCGCAGGCGGACGCGCCGCCCGTGTTGCCGAACTCCCCGAATGGGAAGAACTGCGCCAGATCGCATCCGATATTCGTGCGCACACCATCCAGCACATGGATGCCTACCTGACGAAATTCGAGCAAAACTTCACCGCCGCAGGTGGACAAATCCATTTCGCCGCCACCGACAAAGACGCCTGCCAAATTGTCACCGACATCGCCAAAGAACACGGCGTCAAAACCGCTGTCAAATCCAAGTCAATGGCGACCGAAGAGATCGGCTTGAACGACGCCCTCGCAAAAGCGGGCATCCAAGCCATCGAGACCGACCTCGGCGAATACATCATCCAACTCGCAGGTACGGGACCCTCCCATATTCTTGCCCCCGCCGTCCATCTCAAAAAGGAAGAGATCGCTGATATTTTCACCGAAAAGCTCGGTGTGGATGCCCCGCCCGACCCGCAACAACTGACCCGCATTGCTCGTGAGACTCTGCGTGCCGAATTTCTGAAAGCAGATATGGGCATCTCTGGCGGCAATTTCCTGATCGCTGAAACAGGCACGCTCGTCATGGTCACCAACGAGGGCAACGGACGCATGGTCTCGACCATGCCCGAATTACAGGTCGCCATCGTTGGCTTCGACAAGATCATCCCCGATTGGGAATCGCTCACCATCTTCCTGAAGCTACTCGCCCGCTCTGCCACAGGGCAGAAAATGTCCACCTACACCCAATTCATCACAGGTCCCCGCCGCAGCGATGACGAAGGTGGCCCCAAAGAGTTCCACATCGTCATCATCGACAACGGACGTTCCAAAATTCTCAAAGACCCCGTTGGACGGGATGTACTCAAGTGCATCCGTTGCAGCGCCTGCGCCAACAACTGCCCCGTTTACCAAAATGTCGGCGGCTTTGCCTATGGCTGGTTTATTTCGGGTCCCATCGGCGCCATTTACACGCCCCAAATTCTCGATACCCAAGCCGCCCGTGAGCTGCCCTTCGCATCCACGCTCTGCGGCGCTTGCGGCGATGTCTGCCCCGTCAAAATCCCCATTCCCGACATTCTGCGTCATCTGCGCCGCCGAGTTGCAGAAGGCGACGAGTTCGCCGAGCCGAGTATGCCAGCCTCCATACGGGCAGCCGCTGGGGTCACATCCTTTGCCCTTTCTCAAGCGTGGCTCTATCGTTTGGGGTCAAAAATCCTGCTAACGGTCACATCCATTATCCAACCCTATCCCCTCACTCGTTGGACAAAAATCCGCCCGCTGCCTGCCTTCTCTGCAAAATTCAGGGGATGGTGGAAATCCCGAAAGGATGGCGCAAAATGA